The following are encoded together in the Vanrija pseudolonga chromosome 7, complete sequence genome:
- the RL25 gene encoding 60S ribosomal protein L25 produces MSNNAGKTQEAKARSAKKAALKGTQSHATKKVRTSVSFHRPTTLRLARAPKYPRKSIPHLPRMDQFRTIQHPLSTESAMKKIEDHNTLVFIVDLRANKRNIKDAVKKLYDVEAAKINTLIRPDGKKKAYVRLTSDYDALEVANKIGLI; encoded by the exons ATGTCCAACAACG CCGGCAAGACTcaggaggccaaggcccgCTCGGCCAAGAAGGCTGCCCTCAAGGGCACCCAGTCGCATGCGACCAAGAAGGTCCGCACCTCGGTGTCGTTCCACCGCCCCACGACTCTTCGTCTTGCCCGTGCTCCCAAGTACCCCCGCAAGTCGATcccccaccttcctcgcATGGACCAGTTCCGCACTATCCAGCACCCCCTGAGCACCGAGTCGGCCATGAAGAAGATTGAGGACCACAACACCCTTGTCTTCATTGTCGACCTCCGTGCCAACAAGCGCAACATCAAGGACGCCGTCAAGAAGCTCTACGACGTTGAGGCTGCCAAGATCAACACCCTCATCAG GCCCGatggcaagaagaaggcctACGTTCGCCTCACCTCCGACTACGATGctctcgaggtcgccaacAAG ATTGGCCTCATCTAA
- the ptc2 gene encoding Protein phosphatase 2C 2, with the protein MGQTLSEPVTEKHTTTVLRQKQFWVGLSDMQGWRISMEDSHTVHLYLPPGGSTLPPSAQVIPEQPAGSTVSNDGVDERGPALAGVFDGHGGSTVAKFTGTTLHTRLANLDTYKSGDYEVALKQAFLKTDEDLRADPTFFNDPSGCTAVVGLITPDGRIIVANAGDSRAVLGYKGEAKALSNDHKPTNKEETARITAAGGFVEFGRVNGNLALSRAIGDFEFKQNYTLQPEQQIVTADPEIISHNVDGEEEFIVLACDGIWDCLSSQQVIDFVRRAVANGDDLSKICEDLMVKCLATDSETGGIGCDNMTVVIVALLGGRTQEEWQAWVKERVDNKIGRDTPESIPDVFGQAQPGGGLAGGAGGFRISGAGGMGTIASILSASGFSFRAAGEDDDEELHIVDTLDDGHGATLHSIHDQDDDGDSHMDSGEESDATAAVGDQGKARTPAFSSIGSPTVPTPESLQPARSSAAAEEPESH; encoded by the exons ATG GGTCAAACTCTCTCGGAACCAG TGACGGAGAAGCACACCACCACTGTGCTGAGGCAGAAGCAGTTCTGGGTGGGACTGTCTGACATGCAGGGATGGAGAATAA GCATGGAGGACTCGCACACGGTCCACTTGTACCTCCCGCCTGGCGGCTCGACCCTCCCACCGTCGGCACAGGTCATTCCTGAGCAGCCTGCTGGCTCTACAGTGTCGAATGATGGTGTTGATGAGCGGGGTCCTGCACTTGCAGGTGTCTTTGACGGCCATGGCGGCTCCACAGTCGCCAAGTTCACCGGCACGACCCTGCACACTCGCCTTGCCAACTTGGACACCTACA AATCTGGCGATTATGAGGTTGCGCTGAAGCAGGCCTTCCTCAAgaccgacgaggacctcCGAGCTG ACCCTACGTTCTTCAACGACCCCTCGGGCTGCACTGCCGTTGTCGGTCTGATCACCCCGGACGGCCGTATCATTGTC GCCAACGCCGGTGATTCTCGTGCCGTACTCGGCTACAAGGGCGAAGCAAAAGCGCTCTCCAACGACCACAAGCCCACGAACAAGGAGGAGACGGCCCGTATCACCGCAGCTGGTGGCTTTGTCGAGTTTGGTCGTGTGAACG GAAACCTTGCGCTGTCGCGTGCCATCGGTGACTTTGAGTTCAAGCAGAACTACACTCTTCAGCCCGAGCAGCAGATTGTCACCGCCGACCCGGAGATCATTTCGCacaatgtcgacggcgaggaggagttTATTGTCCTGGCATGTGATG GCATCTGGGACTGCCTGTCTTCGCAGCAGGTTATCGACTTTGTTCGCCGTGCCGTCGCCAATGGTGACGACCTTTCCAAGATCTGCGAGGACCTCATGGTCAAGTGTCTGGCGACGGACTCGGAGACCGGCGGCATTGGCTGTGACAACATGACTGTCGTTATTGTCGCTCTGCTTGGTGGTCGGACGCAGGAGGAGTGGCAGGCTTGGGTGAAGGAGCGCGTGGACAACAAGA TCGGTCGTGACACGCCCGAGTCGATTCCCGACGTGTTTGGTCAGGCTCAGCCTGGTGGTGGCttggctggtggtgctggcggttTCCGCATTTCGGGTGCCGGAGGCATGGGCACCATTGCCAGCATTCTCAGCGCCTCCGGGTTCTCGTTCCGGGCGGCTGgagaggacgatgacgaggagctgcACATTGttgacacgctcgacgacggacaCGGAGCGACT CTGCATAGCATTCACGACCAGGATGACGATGGCGACTCGCACATGGACTCTGGTGAAGAGTCTGATGCGACTGCGGCTGTCGGCGACCAAGGTAAAGCCCGAACCCCCGCGTTCTCTTCCATTGGCTCCCCCACGGTCCCGACACCAGAGTCATTGCAGCCTGCACGATCTTcagccgctgccgaggagccgGAGTCGCACTGA
- the LACS7_0 gene encoding uncharacterized protein, whose translation MPVTYTPYPKDLNLNKQDIPIPGSETATTSASYVTTTFDPSLIQVDLNGNPRPRTLYELFENTANEFPNIPIFRSRVLLKPTKAGEAPAVGNETVDTTYAEVQHRRNALGSALLALERLGRLRNPNTPAG comes from the exons ATGCCTGTCACCTACACCCCCTACCCCAAGGACCTCAACCTCAACAAGCAGGACATT CCCATTCCTGGTAGCGAGACGGCAACCACGAGTG CCTCCTATGTGACCA CCACCTTTGACCCCAGTCTCATCCAGGTGGACCTGAACGGAAACCCGCGACCCAGGACGCTGTATGAGCTCTTTGAGAACA CCGCAAACGAGTTCCCGAATATCCCAATCTTCCGTTCCCGAGTGCTTCTGAAGCCGACCAAGGCTGGAGAGGCCCCTGCTGTTGGGAACGAGACTGTGGACACCACGTACGCCGAGGTTCAGCATCGCCGCAATGCCCTCGGCTCGGCCTTGCTCGCtctcgagcgtctcggccgTCTTCGTAACCCCAACACTCCGGCCGGCTAA
- the LACS7_0 gene encoding Long chain acyl-CoA synthetase 7, peroxisomal, which translates to MKASQQWQVVDLACQAYGLVGVSLYETLGPNTTEFITNHCPVPIIFASSNHLVDILKIAPRCPSLRAVVSMDRLSSGERDVLSQWSTSLGILLLDMADLEEWGLEPGNYVAPGPLEGERELDCNRIATISYTSGTTGNPKGVILTNWNMTSATLSQSLGGVEFFTKPGWRFMSYLPLSHIYERFLQILVIAGAGTICFSCGDTTKLLEDAQVFKPHFFPGVPRVWNRVHAAIQTQMDTPGLKGALLRQAVAAKRANWREHGQVTHRVYDALVFSKVRALLGGQVRYMSSGSAPLSGAVHELLKLCFSCDVVQGYGLTETVGTCSKGIAWDVGATGTCGHLTNCNEVMLADVAEMGYTHKDSPNPRGEVCIRGDNIFIGYLHDPENTSKALDKDGWFHTGDIGEFDSAGRLKIIDRVKNVVKLSQGEYVALEKLEGIYALNPLFAALIVHADSLRSSLVAIAVLDPALASKLVFDVLGEKIAPEDTEALDKAVQNEKIRDKIVAGFAQVAKKNKLNGFEHIRGVFPTVLPFADDLMTPTQKVKRNVAAKFFEKEIEEIYNKTEGKISKL; encoded by the exons ATGAAGGCATCCCAGC AGTGGCAGGTTGTCGATCTCGCATGCCAGGCCTATGGactcgtcggcgtgagcCTCTACGAAACCCTTGGCCCCAACACAACAGAGTTCAT TACCAACCACTGCCCTGTGCCTATCATCTTCGCGTCGTCAAACCACCTGGTCGACATTTTGAAGAttgcgccgcgctgccctTCTCTTCGTGCCGTTGTGTCAATGGACCGCCTTTCGTCTGGAGAGCGCGATGTTCTCTCCCAGTGGTCAACCTCTCTGGGCATCTTGCTTTTGGACATGGCCGACCTTGAGGAGTGGGGTCTCGAGCCCGGAAACTACGTTGCCCCCGGCCCTCTTGAGGGCGAGAGGGAGCTCGATTGCAACCGCATTGCGACAATCAGCTATACCAGTGGCACTACCG GCAACCCCAAGGGCGTGATCCTTACCAACTGGAACATGACTTCTGCCACTCTCTCACAGTCATTGGGTGGCGTGGAGTTCTTCACCAAGCCGGGCTGGAGGTTCATGTCGTACCTGCCTTTGAGCCACAT CTACGAG CGCTTCCTGCAGATCCTTGTCATCGCAGGCGCTGGCACCATCTGTTTCAGCTGCGGCGATACTACCAAGCTTCTCGAGGACGCCCAGGTCTTCAAGCCACACTTCTTCCCTGGCGTGCCGAGAGTTTGGAACCG TGTGCACGCGGCCATTCAAACCCAGATGGACACTCCTGGTCTTAAGGGTGCCCTTCTCCGCCAGGCCGTTGCTGCCAAGAGGGCCAATTGGAGGGAGCATGGCCAAGTGACCCACAGGGTATACGACGCGCTCGTTTTCAGCAAG GTGCGCGCCTTGTTGGGTGGTCAGGTTAGGTACATGTCGTCTGGCTCGGCCCCCCTTTCCGGTGCCGTTCACGAGCTCCTCAAGCTTTGCTTCAGCTGCGATGTTGTTCAGGGT TACGGGTTGACAGAG ACTGTTGGCACCTGCAGCaaggg CATTGCCTGGGATGTCGGAGCTACCGGAACCTGCGGACACCTCACTAACTGCAACGAGGTCATGCTCGCGGATGTTGCCGAGATGGGC TACACTCACAAGGACTCGCCGAACCCCCGTGGCGA AGTTTGCATTCGTGGCGACAACATCTTCATTGGCTACCTTCACGACCCGGAGAACACCAGCAAGGCTTTGGACAAGGACGGCTGGTTCCACACTGGAGA CATTGGCGAGTTTGACTCTGCCGGGCGCCTCAAGATTATCGACCGCGTCAAGAATGTCGTCAAGCTCAGCCAGGG CGAATATGTCGCTTTGGAGAAGCTGGAGGGCATCTATGCTCTCAACCCGCTCTTTGCGGCCCTCATCGTCCACGCAGACTCGCTCCGTTCGTCTCTCGTGGCTATTGCTGTGTTGGATCCGGCCCTCGCCTCGAAGCTGGTCTTTGACGTCCTTGGCGAGAAGATTGCCCCCGAGGACACCGAGgccctcgacaaggccgtcCAGAACGAGAAGATTCGGGACAAGATTGTGGCCGGCTTCGCCCAGGTTGCCAAGAAGAACAAGCTTAACGG GTTTGAACACATCCGTGGTGTCTTCCCCACAGTTCTACCCTTTGCGGACGATCTCATGACGCCTACCCAGAAGGTCAAGCG CAATGTTGCAGCCAAATTCTTCGAGAAGGAAATCGAGGAGATCTACAACAAGACGGAAGGCAAGATTTCCAAGCTGTGA
- the PF13_0198_3 gene encoding Reticulocyte-binding protein 2 a yields the protein MPRKLPQVVTSLPPPPPSPLVTKLRQDWRWAGISQFMWTFADAFGIVDWDIEALEQDFDGAEDALVPDLVSKLLYSLTWNRQINRENAFENLRKQFLKRLPERNVLGTIEEPVEWPTLGLSQKVEILWQLCEWQLDDPARFRSLLKTEDDAPSWRVDPIGWDKAGNTYFLFDDKAKRSRGRDDDQESELSELTDEEVHEARLQASGAANGPSKGEAPATLADKTGDSPLSEVPDEPESDPDWKSEAEAASDPQSPTEEHDDVSIHDQNDSTSVKAEDDDEDDPNAVEDDTQDVDEVKLAVQEAAALPEDFIEWEAVCVTLQEWSSFPEQWAKSKDADEKALYRLVADDIRPQVLEVLEAKEQERIKQEAINNRKRSSRIATRELAKEEQLKRELAEREMEERMERMRQEETRKAQEEAELLAREKAREDRMRERQERLMARENAVRIRLEDEVRLKEKAERDRERRKRRRDGEQVESSSDEEAGNGAATPIKTNASTPGSSTQNSSWELRCEVCLQTGWNLKDEADTVCCDDCGRWQHVTCHDRRDIAEGRGIRDWEKVDFRCKDCEERAVAKRRRVEEPKAFVNPDTAPAAINGSTPLPSPGVAPNEGAPSLLSPLNQPPAVPAHPTYPPVHSPALQPSLERQPQAAPSRPAQLPPPNGTPGPVVRSYDHHPRPHEPASSYHSQSSHDPRRHYAHATSTPPFSYANGQPQGQQYPDRPTNYPSGPPNPHWERSMMNPAERVSQPPHQQAPYADTGYQHGAPAHPSQYPPAVPYYGREGNGPQHYGEYGGHPQSRGPGLYDAGQAQAPRK from the exons ATGCCGCGTAAACTTCCACAAGTGGTCACctccctcccaccaccaccgccgtcaccgctGGTTACCAAGCTTCGCCAGGACTGGCGGTGGGCTGGAATCAGCCAGTTTATGTGGACCTTTGCCGACGCCTTCGGTATTGTTGACTGGGATATCGAG GCCCTCGAGCAAGATTTCGATGGAGCCGAAGACGCGCTGGTGCCAGACCTTGTCTCAAAGTTGCTATATAGCTTGACGTGGAACCGCCAGATCAA CCGCGAGAATGCCTTTGAGAACTTGAGAAAGCAGTTCCTCAAGAGGCTACCTGAGCGCAACGTTCTGGGCACCATCGAAGAACCAGTGGAATGGCCTACACTGGGTCTCAGCCAAAAGGTCGAGATTCTTTGGCAGCTGTGTGAATGGCAACTGGACGACCCGGCGCGCTTTCGGTCCTTGCTCAAGACAGAAGACGACGCACCGTCTTGG CGTGTCGATCCGATTGGATGGGACAAGGCCGGCAATACCTACTTCCTGTTCGATG ACAAGGCAAAACGCTCCCGAGGCCGTGATGACGACCAGGAGAGCGAACTCAGCGAGCTCACCGACGAAGAAGTCCACGAAGCCCGTCTTCAAGCGAGTGGCGCAGCAAATGGGCCCTCCAAG GGTGAAGCCCCTGCGACCTTGGCAGACAAAACTGGGGATTCCCCTCTGTCCGAGGTTCCTGATGAGCCAGAATCGGATCCGGACTGGAAATCCGAAGCAGAAGCAGCTTCTGATCCTCAAAGTCCCACGGAAGAGCATGACGATGTCTCGATTCATGACCAAAACGATTCTACTTCAGTCAAGGCtgaggatgatgatgaggacgacCCGAACGCTGTTGAAGACGACACTCAGGACGTCGACGAAGTCAAACTCGCAGTCCAGGAAGCGGCCGCGTTGCCAGAGGATTTCATCGAGTGGGAAGCT GTGTGCGTAACCCTGCAAGAATGGAGCTCTTTCCCAGAACAATGGGCCAAATCCAAGGATGCCGACGAGAAAGCTTTGTACAGGCTTGTCGCGGATGATATTAGACCACAGGTGTTGGAGGTCCTCGAG GCCAAGGAGCAAGAGCGGATCAAACAGGAGGCCATCAACAACCGCAAGAGATCGTCCCGTATCGCGACCCGCGAactcgccaaggaggagcaACTCAAGCGCGAACTAGCTGAGCGAGAAATGGAGGAACGCATGGAGAGGATGCGTCAAGAAGAAACTCGAAAGGCCCaagaggaggccgagctcctgGCCCGGGAAAAGGCACGGGAGGATCGGATGCGCGAGCGTCAAGAGCGCCTCATGGCCCGAGAAAATGCGGTTCGCATCCGTCTCGAGGACGAAGTGAGATTGAAAGAAAAGGCGGAGCGTGACCGGGAAAGGAGAAAGcgtcgccgagacggcgaGCAAGTCGAGTCCTCGTCGGATGAGGAAGCCGGCAATGGCGCTGCCACGCCTATCAAGACGAACGCTTCCACCCCGGGTTCCTCCACCCAAAACTCTTCATGGGAGCTGCGGTGCGAGGTGTGCTTGCAAACTGGATGGAATCTG AAGGACGAGGCAGATACTGTCTGCTGTGACGACTGTGGCCGGTGGCAGCATGTCACTTGCCACGATCGCCGTGACATTGCCGAAGGTCGAGGAATTCGCGATTGGGAGAAAGTGGATTTCAGG TGCAAGGATTGTGAGGAGCGAGCAGTGGCAAAGCGGAGGCGAGTTGAGGAACCAAAGGCCTTTGTCAACCCGGACACAGCCCCTGCCGCCATCAACGGCAGTACTCCGCTGCCTTCGCCAGGTGTGGCTCCAAACGAAGGTGCCCCATCTCTCCTTTCTCCGCTCAACCAGCCACCAGCGGTGCCGGCCCATCCTACATATCCCCCAGTCCACAGCCCTGCACTCCAGCCTTCTCTTGAGAGGCAGCCACAAGCTGCGCCAAGCAGACCTGCCCAACTGCCACCTCCAAACGGAACCCCGGGCCCAGTGGTTCGCTCATACGATCACCACCCGAGGCCGCATGAGCCCGCGTCTTCCTATCATTCTCAGTCCTCTCACGACCCCCGCAGGCACTACGCTCATGCGACATCGACCCCGCCATTCTCGTATGCGAACGGCCAGCCCCAGGGTCAACAGTACCCTGATCGACCGACCAACTACCCGTCTGGTCCCCCCAATCCTCATTGGGAGCGGTCTATGATGAACCCAGCTGAGCGTGTCTCGCAACCTCCTCATCAACAGGCTCCATACGCAGACACTGGCTACCAGCACGGCGCACCGGCGCACCCCTCACAATATCCCCCTGCCGTGCCATACTACGGGAGGGAAGGAAATGGCCCGCAACATTACGGAGAATATGGAGGGCATCCGCAGTCTCGGGGGCCGGGACTGTACGATGCAGGGCAAGCTCAGGCCCCGAGAAAATAG
- the SUMO1_1 gene encoding Small ubiquitin-related modifier 1 yields MSDAGSPSNAAETKPKADDNTLNIKIRATDGSEVFFKIKKTTKLNKLKNAYADRVGQDPGAIRLLFDGQRILDNATADDLDMEDGDVVDVLLEPQEAIVTRWQIVSSAVLLAS; encoded by the exons ATGTCCGACGCTGGATCGCCTTCAAACGCTGCCGAgaccaagcccaaggccgacg ACAACACTCTCAACATCAAAATCCGCGCCACTGACGGCTCCGAGGTCTTCTTCAAGATCAAGAAGACGACCAAGCTGAACAAGCTCAAG AACGCCTACGCTGACCGTGTCGGCCAGGACCCGGGCGCTATTCG CCTCTTGTTCGATGGGCAGCGCATCCTCGACAACGCTACGGCTGATGACCTCGACATGGAGGACGGCGATGTTGTCGACGTGCTCCTTGAAC CCCAAGAGGCTATTGTCACCAGGTGGCAAATTGTTTCCAGCGCAGTTCTGCTCGCGTCCTAG